The genomic segment TTCGCCTTTCTCGAGCGCGAAGGAGTGATGGCGACCGAAGCCTTCAACGCCATCAGGACGCCCAAGATCGGCAGGTCGCTGCCCAAGGCCCTCACCGTCATCGAGGCCAAGCGCACCATCTCGACCACCGCCGAACTCGAGGAGCGCCCCTGGATCGCGGCGCGCGACATGGCGGTGCTCTCGCTATGCTACGGCACGGGCCTGCGTATTTCCGAAGCCCTGGCGCTCACGCCCGCCGACCTCGATTCGGATACGCTGCGCGTCACCGGCAAGGGCGGCAGGACGCGGATGGTGCCGCTGATCGCCCCGGTGCGGCGCGCCATCGACGCTTATCTGGAAATCTGCCCCTTCGGGCTCGACCCGGGCGAGCCGCTGTTTCGCGGCGCCAAGGGCGGCGTGCTGTCGCCGCGCCTCGTCCAGATGCGGGTGGCGCAATTGCGCGGCGCGCTGGGCCTGCCGCCCTCGGCGACGCCCCATGCCCTGCGCCATTCCTTCGCCACGCACCTGCTGGGCAAGGGCGGCGACCTGCGCGCCATCCAGGAACTGCTGGGCCACGCCTCGCTTTCGACCACCCAGATCTATACCGCCGTCGATACCGACCGGCTGCTCGAGAGCTACCACAAGGCCCATCCGCGCGCGTGAATCGCATGCTTTTCCGGGGTGCGTTTCTGGCGGGTCTTCAGTCGCCAATTTCGTTATAACATATTGATATTACTATATATTATGCCCGCATGCGTACGGCCAATCGATAAAATTTGACGAAAGTCCGGGCCCTTTTCCGGGCCTTTCGCGCCGGTGCGGCGCCGGCACCTGTGACGAACGCGCGGCAAAACGCCTTGCCGCACGCGGCGGGCGGGTGTAAGCGCTCATCGCATGCACCAGCGCGCCATTACCATTCTTGGCCTCCTCCTTCTTGGTTCCTTCCGGGAGCCGGGCCGAGCGCGCGTGTAGATAATTCGAGCGTTTCGTTTCACCGGTCCCGCCATCAGGCGCTCCGGTGACAGATGGCAGGACCACCCAACAAGCCAAGGTCTTTCATGCCATCGACAGCCTCCTCCCCGACCGCGCCATCCGCACCCGGTATCGACTATGTCGGCTATGCCCTCGCCATCGGCGGGGCGGTGCTCTTTTCCACCAAGGGCATCTTCATCAAGCTTGCCTACCAGCACGGCGTGCCCACCGAGACGGTGCTCGCCCTGCGCATGCTGGTGGCCCTGCCCGTCTACGCGGTGATCCTGGTGACGCTGCTGCGGCGCAATCCGACCCTGCGCCAGAAGCTCACCCCGTCCCTCGTGATCTCGAGCATGGCCGTGGGCATGTTGGGCTATTACGTGTCGAGCTATCTCGATTTCGCCGGGCTCAATTTCCTTTCGGCCCAGTTCGAGCGGCTGGTGCTGTTCACCTATCCCTTCTTCACCCTCATGTTCGGCGTCTGGTTCTTCGGGGATCGCATGAACTGGGGCGTGGTGCCGGGCATGGCCCTCTCCTACCTGGGCCTGCTGGTGATTTTCGGCTGGAACCTCTCCACCAATCCGGATGGCCTTTGGGTCGGCACCGGCCTGGTCCTGGCTTCCGCGCTGACCTTCGCCTTCTACCAGCACCTGGCCAAGCGGCAGATGAACCATATCGGCACCGGGCTTTTCACCTGCATCGCCATGGGCACGGCCGCCATCGCCGCCATCACCCAGAACACCCTCTGGCACGGGGTGGCGAGTTATGGCGCGCTCTCGGCCCCGGTCTGGGGTTATGGGCTGGCGCTGGGGGTCCTGGGCACGGTGGTGCCCTCGTTCCTGATGAACGGCGGCATCGCGCGCATCGGGGCCCGGGCGACCTCCTCGACCGGCGCCTTCGGCCCGCTTTTCACCATCGCCATCGCCGTAGTCGTTCTCAACGAGCCTTTTACCCTCTACCATGCCGTCGGCACGGCCTGCGTCATCCTGGGTTCGGTCTGGTTCGGCCGCGCCGATAACCGGGCCAAGGCAAAGGCCAGGACGACCCAGGCGGCGGCCGCTGCCTGATCGAGGAACCCCGGCCGAAACCGGCCGGG from the Youhaiella tibetensis genome contains:
- a CDS encoding tyrosine recombinase XerC, producing MPNTAFTVDAFLNDQLARWQRDLVAVRRLAPKTLEAYQRDLGQFLDFLSGHAGGEVTLTTLRELRAADIRAFMASRRGEEVSSRSLARALSAMKSFFAFLEREGVMATEAFNAIRTPKIGRSLPKALTVIEAKRTISTTAELEERPWIAARDMAVLSLCYGTGLRISEALALTPADLDSDTLRVTGKGGRTRMVPLIAPVRRAIDAYLEICPFGLDPGEPLFRGAKGGVLSPRLVQMRVAQLRGALGLPPSATPHALRHSFATHLLGKGGDLRAIQELLGHASLSTTQIYTAVDTDRLLESYHKAHPRA
- a CDS encoding DMT family transporter; the protein is MPSTASSPTAPSAPGIDYVGYALAIGGAVLFSTKGIFIKLAYQHGVPTETVLALRMLVALPVYAVILVTLLRRNPTLRQKLTPSLVISSMAVGMLGYYVSSYLDFAGLNFLSAQFERLVLFTYPFFTLMFGVWFFGDRMNWGVVPGMALSYLGLLVIFGWNLSTNPDGLWVGTGLVLASALTFAFYQHLAKRQMNHIGTGLFTCIAMGTAAIAAITQNTLWHGVASYGALSAPVWGYGLALGVLGTVVPSFLMNGGIARIGARATSSTGAFGPLFTIAIAVVVLNEPFTLYHAVGTACVILGSVWFGRADNRAKAKARTTQAAAAA